The proteins below are encoded in one region of Sulfolobus islandicus Y.N.15.51:
- a CDS encoding Rieske (2Fe-2S) protein, with protein MLVRVCSLLDLEDKKPRKFSINGIEVAIVRVGDKVFAIDAYCPHKGRNMEYGDVDGYKIRCDLHGYEYSLENGKLVLNPYGKSSGWYFSSNLRIYKVEVKNKDIFIQI; from the coding sequence ATGTTAGTGAGAGTCTGTAGCTTATTAGACTTAGAAGATAAAAAACCCAGAAAATTCTCAATAAATGGCATAGAAGTAGCCATAGTAAGGGTTGGTGATAAAGTGTTTGCTATTGATGCCTATTGCCCTCATAAGGGAAGAAATATGGAGTATGGAGATGTGGACGGATATAAAATAAGATGTGATTTACATGGATATGAGTATAGTCTTGAAAACGGGAAATTAGTATTAAATCCTTACGGAAAGTCGTCAGGATGGTACTTTTCATCCAATTTAAGGATTTACAAAGTTGAGGTAAAGAACAAAGACATTTTCATACAAATTTAA
- the dps gene encoding DNA protection during starvation protein, with amino-acid sequence MQEKPQEPKVVGVEILEKSGLDVKKLVDKLVKATAAEFTTYYYYTILRMHLTGMEGEGLKEIAEDARLEDRLHFELMTQRLYELGGGLPRDIRQLADISACSDAYLPENWKDPKEILKVLLEAEQCAIRTWKEVCDMTYGKDPRTYDLAQRILQEEIEHEAWFLELLYGRPSGHFRRSSPGNAPYSKK; translated from the coding sequence ATGCAAGAAAAACCCCAAGAACCAAAGGTAGTCGGAGTAGAAATACTGGAAAAATCTGGATTAGATGTGAAAAAGTTAGTAGATAAACTTGTTAAAGCAACAGCTGCAGAGTTCACTACATATTACTACTATACCATATTGAGAATGCACCTAACTGGTATGGAAGGAGAGGGTCTTAAGGAAATAGCTGAGGATGCTAGGCTTGAGGATAGGCTTCACTTCGAACTAATGACTCAAAGGCTTTATGAACTAGGAGGGGGTTTACCTAGAGACATAAGGCAGCTTGCCGATATTTCGGCTTGTTCTGATGCATATCTACCAGAGAATTGGAAAGACCCTAAAGAAATATTAAAGGTTTTGTTAGAAGCCGAACAGTGTGCGATAAGAACTTGGAAAGAAGTGTGCGATATGACCTACGGAAAAGATCCTAGAACTTATGATCTAGCGCAGAGAATACTTCAGGAGGAAATAGAACACGAAGCGTGGTTCTTAGAATTACTATACGGAAGGCCATCGGGTCACTTCAGAAGAAGCTCACCAGGTAACGCTCCATATTCTAAAAAATAA
- a CDS encoding NRAMP family divalent metal transporter, which translates to MLADADAASILGGLSTGEEYGYKLIWFVMLLSLPLFIIQEASGRLGAISGKGIGELIREYYSRKVSILSIFPIFFVDFFTYLSEYAGIAIGCYLIGIIPLFGLVIFFILHVIIVLTKNYEITERYLVVVSVILLLSALIIVGPKLNFTGQEVLYFSTSKNFLFFIAVNIGAVVTPPCMLIYQSSATAIKYPKIDINNSKKISWITIETLLGAIITELIIVLSEMIGTSIGNIDPTDPAQLLYILGNFHYIFGITLISAGFLTLIVVSLSSAWGLLEALGKNNYKNSVKIYIMESIPAMLIVSLMLGNYSSVINFALTLLSLSPIVIAIPAVMVGILISNKKIMGKYTYTRTRLVAYFFTIVMIVVGGFVGTLHL; encoded by the coding sequence TTGTTGGCAGATGCTGATGCTGCGAGTATATTAGGAGGGTTATCCACCGGAGAGGAATATGGATACAAACTAATATGGTTTGTGATGCTATTATCTCTTCCTCTCTTCATAATACAAGAGGCTTCAGGGAGATTAGGTGCCATATCTGGGAAGGGTATTGGAGAACTTATCAGAGAATACTACTCTAGGAAAGTATCAATTTTATCTATTTTCCCAATATTTTTCGTTGATTTCTTTACATATCTAAGTGAGTATGCGGGAATTGCAATTGGATGTTACTTAATTGGTATCATTCCCCTATTCGGCCTGGTAATATTTTTCATCCTTCACGTTATAATAGTGTTAACTAAAAATTACGAAATAACTGAAAGATATCTAGTAGTAGTTTCCGTAATTCTATTATTGTCAGCCTTAATTATAGTTGGGCCTAAGCTGAACTTTACCGGACAAGAAGTCTTATACTTCTCTACCTCAAAGAACTTCCTATTCTTCATTGCTGTAAACATTGGTGCAGTAGTAACTCCACCTTGTATGTTGATTTATCAAAGTTCTGCTACAGCAATTAAATATCCTAAGATAGATATTAATAATTCTAAAAAGATATCATGGATAACCATAGAGACGTTACTAGGAGCTATAATAACTGAATTGATAATAGTATTATCTGAGATGATAGGAACTTCAATTGGTAATATAGATCCTACTGATCCAGCTCAGTTACTATATATTTTAGGAAATTTTCATTATATATTTGGAATAACGTTAATAAGTGCCGGGTTCTTAACGCTTATAGTTGTATCTCTAAGTAGTGCATGGGGTCTACTAGAAGCTTTAGGGAAAAATAACTACAAAAACTCCGTGAAGATCTACATTATGGAGTCAATACCAGCTATGTTAATAGTTTCCTTAATGCTGGGTAACTATTCTTCCGTTATTAACTTCGCTTTAACTCTATTATCATTATCACCTATAGTGATTGCCATACCGGCAGTAATGGTGGGTATATTGATAAGCAATAAAAAGATCATGGGTAAATACACTTATACTAGGACTAGATTAGTAGCGTATTTCTTTACAATAGTTATGATTGTAGTAGGAGGATTTGTGGGAACACTACACTTGTAG
- a CDS encoding RNA-guided endonuclease InsQ/TnpB family protein has translation MSKSLRLKSFQPEEEYVYLTYSLKNNKKVKSKILLENYKHLLQKALDWLWERTKIERKEVKKGKKIFAKVKVTLPKKKEVYKVLRDELEKVNNLASHYVDKAINDAYSILNSWRRRAEKGQASLRKPRLKKVYVRVKSTLRKVEGESVRITVRPYEYVTFSWSHKWFSRRVEGLELGEPVIKEDKVHLPFRYKLPWFTPLDFLSIDSNLYTLDAYDGEKFVTFSLKELYSLKFGMELKRSKIQSFASKHGRKGKVLLRKYSHRERNRVLDYVHKFVNKLLGMYPLTMFAVEKLNKQSMFQDADDKLSKKVSRTVWRTIHRVLKYKAPLYGSFVKEVNPHLTSKSCPRCGWVSRKVGRIFKCERCGFTLDRQLNASLNIYLKMCGFPHLFLTPTGSRWIGVIPLKGRRGMNGALPRDSGEAQGLRIGYKFMKIQ, from the coding sequence GTGTCGAAGAGCTTAAGGCTTAAATCATTCCAACCGGAGGAGGAATACGTTTACCTAACTTACTCCCTGAAGAATAATAAGAAGGTGAAGAGCAAGATATTACTAGAGAACTATAAACACCTACTACAGAAGGCTTTAGACTGGTTATGGGAGAGGACTAAGATAGAGAGGAAGGAGGTCAAGAAGGGCAAGAAAATTTTCGCTAAGGTTAAAGTAACCTTGCCAAAGAAAAAGGAAGTTTACAAGGTGTTGAGGGATGAGTTAGAGAAGGTTAACAATCTAGCTTCACATTACGTTGACAAAGCAATAAATGATGCTTACTCAATCTTGAATAGTTGGAGGAGGAGGGCTGAAAAAGGACAAGCGTCATTAAGGAAACCTAGATTGAAGAAGGTTTACGTTAGGGTAAAGTCGACACTTAGAAAGGTTGAGGGTGAGAGTGTAAGGATTACAGTAAGACCTTACGAATACGTCACCTTCTCATGGTCTCACAAATGGTTTTCAAGGAGGGTTGAAGGGCTTGAGTTGGGTGAGCCAGTAATAAAGGAGGATAAAGTTCACCTACCATTTCGTTATAAGTTACCTTGGTTTACTCCCCTTGACTTTCTATCTATTGATAGTAACTTGTACACATTAGACGCTTACGATGGGGAGAAGTTCGTCACATTTTCTTTGAAGGAGTTGTATAGTTTGAAGTTCGGTATGGAGTTGAAGAGGAGTAAAATACAGTCCTTCGCTTCTAAACACGGTAGGAAGGGGAAGGTATTGTTGAGGAAGTACTCCCACCGTGAAAGGAACCGCGTGCTTGATTATGTTCACAAGTTTGTGAACAAACTGTTGGGAATGTATCCTCTCACTATGTTTGCTGTCGAGAAGTTGAATAAGCAGTCAATGTTCCAAGACGCTGATGATAAGCTGTCTAAGAAGGTTTCAAGGACTGTATGGAGGACTATACACCGCGTGCTTAAATACAAGGCTCCCCTTTATGGTTCTTTCGTTAAGGAGGTGAACCCACACCTCACATCTAAGTCCTGCCCCAGATGTGGATGGGTTTCCCGAAAGGTCGGCAGGATTTTCAAGTGTGAGAGGTGTGGGTTCACTCTAGATAGGCAACTAAACGCATCTCTCAATATTTACCTCAAGATGTGCGGGTTTCCCCACCTCTTTCTTACTCCCACTGGGAGTAGGTGGATTGGGGTTATCCCGCTAAAGGGGCGGAGGGGTATGAACGGGGCGTTGCCCCGCGACTCTGGTGAAGCCCAAGGGCTGAGGATTGGATACAAATTCATGAAAATTCAATGA
- a CDS encoding IS607-like element ISSis5 family transposase, translated as MLKPKEVCQKLGISYRTLQSYVKKGYIKPVILQSGKWRFKEEDVERLMGVVRKRKVVLYARVSSNTQKDDLINQVKYLEENVKDYDQVITDIGSGLNMKRKGFLKLLRMILNNEVSKVVIAYPDRLVRFGFEIIEEACKAHNCELVVLNKEDKTPEQELIEDLISILVSFSGKLYGMRSHKYEKVKKCVEELKA; from the coding sequence ATGCTGAAACCTAAGGAAGTGTGCCAAAAACTAGGAATATCATACCGCACACTACAGAGCTATGTTAAGAAGGGTTACATAAAACCCGTGATACTACAGAGTGGAAAATGGAGGTTTAAAGAAGAGGATGTCGAAAGACTCATGGGGGTTGTTAGGAAGAGGAAAGTAGTATTATACGCTAGGGTATCATCAAACACACAGAAAGACGACTTAATAAACCAAGTTAAGTACCTGGAGGAGAACGTTAAGGACTACGACCAAGTAATAACAGACATTGGTTCTGGGTTGAACATGAAGAGAAAAGGATTCCTCAAGCTATTGAGAATGATACTAAACAACGAAGTATCGAAAGTTGTCATAGCCTACCCAGACAGACTAGTTAGGTTCGGCTTTGAAATAATAGAGGAGGCATGCAAAGCACACAACTGCGAGCTCGTGGTATTAAATAAGGAGGACAAAACACCAGAGCAGGAACTAATCGAAGATTTGATCTCTATACTGGTATCATTTAGCGGAAAGTTGTATGGTATGAGGAGCCATAAATATGAGAAGGTGAAGAAGTGTGTCGAAGAGCTTAAGGCTTAA
- a CDS encoding MFS transporter, whose translation MNRQFVMFTILVFFTGLYLGTLRIVIPVLEKQLNISITLSLLLPLVAFGFVKGAFNFLAGKLSDDLGRKRVLIIGWIVALMSVPLFLSINIYTVVIISILLAIIQALTWTTTMTSQIDISGKLRAGLATGINEMSGYLGVSFGSLFASYLFKLSYIFIGIICLIALISSFNVMETKLLISNFGLSKKENNRINYFSITKISIAGLLEKFVDSAFFILIPTFLLLQHYTLFLIGITVSSYTFTWSLSQPLFGYLADAYNKRRLILVIGFLLMFLGFIKYSEFPILFSIVEGIGMGMIYPNLIAFVNDRINESVRGKALGYYRLYRDSGYGVAGLLLPLLYSFYGYDYTLLIVGILQVVALLLVARS comes from the coding sequence ATGAACAGACAATTTGTTATGTTTACAATATTGGTCTTTTTTACAGGATTATATCTGGGAACTCTAAGAATAGTTATTCCGGTACTGGAGAAGCAACTAAACATTTCAATAACACTTAGCCTATTATTACCCTTAGTAGCCTTTGGGTTTGTAAAAGGTGCGTTTAACTTTCTCGCTGGAAAACTCTCTGATGACTTGGGAAGAAAAAGAGTACTCATAATAGGCTGGATAGTGGCGTTGATGTCAGTCCCGTTATTTTTATCAATTAACATATATACTGTGGTCATAATATCGATTTTACTTGCAATAATTCAAGCTTTGACGTGGACTACTACTATGACTTCACAAATAGACATTAGCGGTAAATTGAGAGCAGGCTTAGCTACTGGAATAAATGAAATGTCTGGATATTTGGGAGTCTCCTTTGGAAGTCTTTTCGCTAGCTATTTGTTTAAGCTAAGTTATATTTTCATTGGAATAATTTGCTTGATAGCGCTAATTTCTTCCTTCAACGTAATGGAGACTAAATTATTAATATCAAATTTCGGTTTATCAAAAAAGGAAAATAATCGTATAAATTACTTTTCTATTACTAAAATAAGCATAGCAGGACTTTTAGAGAAGTTTGTAGATTCTGCGTTCTTTATCTTGATACCCACATTCCTATTATTACAACATTATACACTATTTTTGATAGGAATAACCGTATCTAGCTATACGTTTACTTGGTCACTTTCCCAACCATTATTCGGGTACCTAGCAGATGCTTACAATAAAAGAAGACTAATACTTGTAATAGGTTTTTTGTTGATGTTTTTAGGTTTCATAAAATATTCCGAATTTCCGATTTTATTTTCAATAGTAGAAGGTATTGGTATGGGGATGATTTATCCTAATTTAATAGCTTTTGTTAATGATAGGATTAACGAGAGTGTAAGAGGAAAAGCGTTAGGCTATTACAGATTATATAGGGATAGTGGCTATGGTGTGGCTGGCTTATTACTACCGTTACTTTACTCGTTTTATGGATACGATTATACTTTATTGATAGTAGGGATATTGCAAGTTGTAGCTCTCTTACTAGTAGCAAGATCTTAA
- a CDS encoding TrmB family transcriptional regulator, which produces MDSELEINLRKLGFSVYEAKVYLTLLNLCNSTMKELSEKAQIPYQKVYEVVKSLEDKGLVRVIEGRPKKVKLIDPSMSLKVYRDKIVSELDYAIGNIISFWNEKRKGEADRSLHIKGKKTVIRMIRELTEKSNKMKVVWDNLPEWLIKTLKKYKGSLTLITSSNNLNLNGDIRYVKDMKSKFIIFDDSVLVTFNNEYEIVVDSCRGCVLQAEEHFELLTYKSE; this is translated from the coding sequence GTGGATAGTGAATTGGAAATTAATTTGAGAAAGTTAGGGTTTTCAGTGTATGAGGCTAAAGTTTACCTAACATTATTAAATCTTTGCAATTCCACGATGAAAGAGCTTTCAGAGAAGGCTCAAATACCTTATCAGAAGGTTTATGAAGTTGTAAAGTCTTTAGAAGATAAGGGTTTAGTTAGGGTAATTGAAGGAAGGCCGAAAAAGGTCAAACTAATAGATCCGTCAATGTCTTTAAAGGTATATAGGGACAAAATTGTAAGTGAATTAGATTATGCAATAGGTAATATTATTTCATTCTGGAATGAAAAGAGAAAAGGAGAAGCTGATCGTAGCTTGCACATCAAGGGTAAAAAGACTGTAATAAGGATGATAAGGGAGTTGACAGAGAAAAGCAACAAGATGAAGGTAGTCTGGGATAATTTGCCAGAGTGGTTAATTAAGACTCTTAAAAAGTATAAGGGTAGTTTAACTTTGATAACTTCTTCCAATAATTTAAATCTAAATGGCGATATTAGATACGTAAAAGACATGAAATCTAAGTTTATTATATTTGATGATTCAGTATTGGTTACTTTCAATAATGAATATGAGATTGTTGTGGATTCATGTAGAGGATGTGTACTCCAAGCGGAAGAGCACTTCGAGTTATTAACTTATAAGAGTGAATAA
- a CDS encoding MBL fold metallo-hydrolase produces MMIFRQIISKSGGCATYIFGCTQAGELFVVDPRYEMVDEIVRLAQDLGNMKIAYIIDTHTHADHLSGVKKLQALTNANIYYHEESQVKFKVERIKDGEEIKAGNVKIKVIHTPGHTPDSISVLVYDKRRDESWNEPWAVLTGDTLFVGGVGRIDIGGENAEENLYYSLAKLKGLPDYVEIYPTHTAGSVCGVGISGKPSSTIGFEKRFNTLFRINEKDEFINRVREVKISKPKEFDEYIRKNLEGVI; encoded by the coding sequence ATGATGATATTCAGGCAAATTATAAGCAAAAGTGGTGGTTGTGCTACTTATATCTTTGGCTGTACTCAAGCTGGAGAATTGTTTGTAGTCGATCCTAGGTACGAGATGGTAGATGAAATAGTTAGATTAGCTCAAGACTTAGGTAATATGAAGATAGCTTATATAATAGACACACACACTCACGCTGATCACTTATCTGGTGTAAAGAAATTGCAAGCATTAACTAACGCTAACATTTACTATCATGAGGAGTCACAAGTCAAATTTAAGGTAGAGAGGATTAAGGATGGAGAGGAGATAAAGGCAGGAAATGTGAAGATAAAGGTAATTCATACTCCTGGACATACTCCAGATAGCATTTCAGTTCTAGTATATGATAAAAGGAGGGATGAGAGTTGGAATGAGCCGTGGGCTGTATTAACTGGGGATACTTTGTTCGTAGGAGGTGTTGGAAGAATTGATATAGGTGGGGAAAATGCCGAGGAGAATTTATACTATAGTCTAGCCAAGCTGAAAGGATTGCCAGATTATGTTGAAATTTACCCAACACATACTGCCGGTTCAGTATGTGGTGTTGGGATAAGTGGAAAACCTAGTTCCACAATAGGCTTTGAAAAGAGATTCAATACTTTATTTAGAATAAACGAAAAAGACGAGTTCATAAATAGAGTTAGAGAAGTTAAAATTTCTAAGCCCAAAGAGTTTGATGAGTATATAAGGAAGAATTTAGAAGGTGTAATTTGA
- a CDS encoding peroxiredoxin — protein MVKVGDKAPLFEGIADNGERISLSHFIGKHNIVLYFYPKDDTPGCTREACAFRDNWDLLKDYDVVVIGVSSDDINSHKKFKEKYKLPFILVSDPDKKIRELYGAKGFILPARITFVIDKKGIIRHIYNSQTNPANHVNEALKTLKQIKAEEIS, from the coding sequence ATGGTTAAAGTCGGAGATAAGGCACCTCTTTTTGAGGGAATAGCGGATAATGGTGAGAGGATTTCCCTATCCCATTTCATAGGGAAACATAATATAGTCCTTTATTTCTACCCTAAAGACGATACACCAGGCTGTACGAGGGAAGCTTGTGCTTTTAGAGATAATTGGGATCTCCTCAAGGATTACGACGTTGTAGTAATAGGAGTTAGTTCGGATGATATCAACTCTCACAAGAAGTTTAAAGAAAAATACAAGTTACCCTTTATTCTAGTTAGCGATCCGGATAAGAAAATAAGAGAACTTTATGGTGCTAAAGGATTCATATTACCAGCAAGGATTACTTTCGTTATTGATAAGAAGGGGATAATAAGGCATATTTATAATTCGCAAACTAATCCAGCCAATCACGTTAATGAGGCTCTTAAGACATTAAAGCAAATAAAAGCGGAAGAGATCAGCTAA